The following proteins come from a genomic window of Theileria equi strain WA chromosome 2 map unlocalized gcontig_1105316255037, whole genome shotgun sequence:
- a CDS encoding hypothetical protein (encoded by transcript BEWA_038730A): MEVNKPIKGFIKLTHKLKSGGAFKLKKEVDGSTIIEVNGTGGPRKPIDNVIDVSLYYWDGAPDNPILLGITKKDEPQPTFYGRARGYKTWRNGTVPNMNEQQALDNQNCHNNGAVPFNIQDSRTGNFLKDNKITCVKNIRKIESTSSLNPPGSEYIATGYMITGHDTKISRVTYKEKYTTDLTPPTYSVGVIRLYSYLGAINVPLMLEFKSSNDETSRWFYSTDLDGKQWKEYGSGNNGFYADTDNSKPTIQLSEQLDKVLCFRYSNVTINLTKTHSEHHATGGDKNKYCCNEHKNERKISVVPVQVSCKNLSHISSHTTAYKHTIRGGKLAGVFYKDDGQRKNIKLHGSPFPIDGVDNVYAFYCQGEEPSLIYVESENPAARGWYKNSNGQWMWILQLSGIKRTHIETGLTCAQWTRLKEVLSPLGCSSLIECSYGSNNQQQVEDEKQLDKEEKEAEKERNKALKASLTTPVLENSPSTINSDAAGPPGESGGDKDVEEGKAKAEETIPAQSTQSGTLVQRLEASDAGNVSSPQNASQHYQTDQGEQTSAGKKGEDGTPVPGPGGAGEVQTNNSRSMGTSLSWESIGSSIRGLVIGAVDTAATLLTPAKKHAQPQAAPVQEPGTTPDTDDASGDSTITTAAVSSTDASSGHTQLGDGSEGAASQGADKGEATLPEARKVPSGGSPGSSPNSSNNGWKVIFGGSASATVVSGSLTGFGWWIYKRSRGDPWVRQI, translated from the coding sequence ATGGAGGTAAATAAGCCTATTAAGGGTTTCATCAAACTTACCCATAAACTCAAAAGTGGAGGAGCGTTTAAGCTAAAAAAGGAAGTAGATGGAAGTACGATAATAGAAGTAAATGGAACGGGAGGACCAAGAAAACCCATAGATAATGTCATAGATGTATCTTTATACTACTGGGATGGAGCTCCAGATAATCCTATCCTACTTGGAATCACGAAGAAGGATGAACCGCAACCTACATTCTATGGCAGGGCAAGAGGTTACAAAACTTGGAGGAATGGTACAGTACCTAATATGAATGAACAACAAGCCTTAGATAATCAGAACTGTCACAATAATGGTGCTGTCCCATTTAATATACAAGATTCTCGCACAGGTAATTTTCTCAAAGATAATAAAATCACCTGTGTAAAGAATATCAGAAAGATAGAGTCTACATCATCACTTAACCCCCCAGGTAGCGAATACATTGCTACAGGGTATATGATTACTGGTCATGATACTAAGATCTCTAGAGTTACATATAAGGAAAAATATACTACTGATCTTACTCCTCCCACTTATTCGGTTGGTGTAATAAGGCTGTATTCATATCTAGGTGCTATAAATGTACCTTTAATGCTGGAATTTAAGTCATCGAACGATGAAACATCTAGGTGGTTTTATAGCACAGACCTCGACGGAAAACAATGGAAAGAATACGGTAGTGGTAACAATGGTTTTTACGCTGATACAGACAATTCTAAACCTACTATACAACTCTCCGAACAACTCGATAAAGTATTATGTTTTCGGTATAGTAATGTAACCATAAATCTTACCAAGACTCACTCTGAGCATCACGCCACTGGTGGAGATAAAAACAAGTACTGCTGTAATGAGCATAAGAACGAGAGAAAAATCTCTGTTGTTCCTGTACAAGtttcttgtaaaaatttGAGTCACATATCAAGTCATACCACAGCCTACAAACATACCATTAGAGGTGGAAAACTAGCTGGTGTCTTTTACAAGGATGATGGTCAAAGGAAAAACATAAAATTACACGGATCACCATTTCCCATAGATGGCGTAGATAATGTTTATGCCTTTTATTGTCAAGGGGAGGAACCCTCACTCATTTACGTTGAAAGTGAAAACCCCGCAGCAAGAGgttggtacaagaataGTAATGGTCAATGGATGTGGATCCTTCAGCTCAGTGGGATAAAGCGTACTCACATAGAAACTGGACTTACCTGCGCTCAATGGACAAGGCTGAAAGAAGTACTGAGTCCACTAGGTTGCAGTAGCTTGATAGAATGTTCTTATGGTAGCAATAATCAACAACAAGTTGAAGACGAAAAACAACTCGAcaaggaagagaaagagGCGGAAAAGGAACGAAATAAGGCTCTAAAAGCATCTCTTACTACTCCTGTACTCGAAAACTCTCCAAGTACTATAAACTCTGATGCTGCTGGTCCACCTGGTGAAAGTGGAGGTGATAAAGATGTTGAAGAAGGTAAAGCTAAAGCTGAAGAAACTATTCCTGCTCAAAGTACTCAATCTGGAACTCTTGTTCAACGTCTTGAAGCCTCAGATGCTGGTAATGTCTCTTCTCCCCAAAATGCTTCTCAACATTATCAAACTGATCAAGGTGAACAAACTTCTGCTGGTAAAAAGGGTGAAGATGGTACTCCTGTTCCTGGTCCAGGTGGAGCTGGAGAAGTTCAGACTAATAACTCTAGAAGTATGGGTACTAGTTTGTCATGGGAATCAATTGGTTCCAGTATTAGGGGGCTAGTTATTGGAGCGGTTGACACAGCTGCCACTCTACTCACACCTGCTAAAAAACATGCTCAACCTCAGGCTGCTCCTGTTCAAGAGCCTGGAACTACTCCTGATACTGATGATGCTAGTGGAGATTCTACTATTACTACTGCTGCTGTTTCTAGTACTGATGCTTCTAGTGGACATACTCAACTTGGAGATGGTTCTGAAGGAGCCGCTAGTCAAGGTGCTGATAAAGGAGAAGCTACTCTTCCTGAAGCTCGTAAAGTCCCTTCTGGAGGTTCTCCTGGCTCTTCTCCAAACTCTTCTAATAATGGTTGGAAAGTAATTTTTGGAGGCTCTGCTTCTGCCACTGTAGTTTCTGGTTCccttactggatttggttggtggatctacaaacgttctagaggagatccttgggttagacagatatgA